In Arachis hypogaea cultivar Tifrunner chromosome 2, arahy.Tifrunner.gnm2.J5K5, whole genome shotgun sequence, a genomic segment contains:
- the LOC112752196 gene encoding plasmodesmata-located protein 8-like, protein MFTRTLQFQFQLDSIDHRTILLAFRRTLLLFLFSSSILISSSVHGYTTRSYIFIYATCSQEKYQPNTPFEPNLNSLLSSIVTSSSDVSYNSFSIVNNNGTSSSTPLLEGSIYGLYQCRGDLDPIECSKCVQNSVNQIGLVCPYSLSASLQLEGCYIRYEHFDFLGKLDTSLRYKKCNKNVVSNDVEFLRRRDDVLGDLQARRNSDFRVSNSGLVEGYAQCLGDLSAENCNSCMAEAVMKLTRFCGSAVSGDVFLGQCYARYWKSGHYNDDEPDNGTETYHPPLALLFTS, encoded by the exons ATGTTTACAAGAAcgcttcaatttcaattccaattagACTCCATTGATCATAGAACAATTTTATTAGCTTTTAGACGCACTCTACTactatttctcttttcttcttcaattcttaTTAGTAGTAGTGTCCATGGCTACACCACAAGATCTTATATCTTCATCTATGCAACTTGTTCTCAAGAGAAATACCAACCAAACACACCCTTTGAACCAAACTTAAATTCTTTATTATCTTCAATTGTTACTTCCTCTTCAGATGTTTCTTACAATAGCTTTtccattgttaataataatggaaCCTCATCATCAACACCTTTATTAGAAGGTTCCATATATGGCTTGTACCAATGTAGGGGTGATTTGGACCCAATTGAATGCTCAAAATGTGTTCAAAATTCAGTTAACCAAATAGGGCTAGTTTGTCCCTATTCACTTAGTGCATCTTTGCAACTTGAAGGGTGTTACATAAGATATGAACATTTTGATTTCTTAGGAAAACTTGACACAAGTCTTAGGTACAAGAAATGTAACAAAAATGTTGTGAGCAATGATGTTGAGTTCCTTAGGCGAAGGGATGATGTTCTTGGTGATTTGCAAGCAAGAAGAAATAGTGACTTTAGAGTTAGTAATTCAGGACTTGTTGAAGG GTATGCTCAGTGTTTGGGAGATCTAAGTGCTGAAAATTGCAACTCATGCATGGCAGAAGCAGTGATGAAGTTGACGAGATTTTGCGGATCAGCAGTATCAGGTGATGTATTCTTGGGACAATGTTATGCAAGGTATTGGAAATCTGGCCACTACAACGATGATGAACCAG ATAATGGTACAGAAACATACCATCCACCTCTTGCGCTCCTGTTTACTAGTTGA
- the LOC140177397 gene encoding secreted RxLR effector protein 161-like, with protein MLLASNSEYHRIIGRLLYITNTKPEISYVVSKLSQFLDCATDKHFEAALRVLKYAKGAPTKELFFSATTDFTPSGFSDSDWATCPYSRRSVTRYYFFLGTSIIYWKSNKQDTITTSSCEAEYRALASATKEAQWLAYMMKKLQIEQQKPIIIYCDSQSALHIAANAVYHERTKHIEVNCYIVREKWQEGVIKLLPIFSSEQTANILTKALAPSMFKSCESKLGLLDIYNPNLRGDVI; from the coding sequence ATGTTGCTAGCTTCTAATTCAGAGTATCATAGAATCATTGGCAGGCTCTTGTATATCACAAATACCAAACCAGAAATTAGCTATGTGGTTAGTAAGTTGAGTCAATTTCTTGACTGTGCCACAGACAAACACTTTGAGGCAGCCTTGAGGGTCCTCAAGTATGCCAAGGGAGCACCAACAAAGGAACTGTTCTTCTCTGCCACAACAGATTTTACTCCATCTGGCTTCTCAGACAGCGATTGGGCTACCTGCCCATATTCTAGAAGATCAGTCACTAGGTATTACTTTTTCTTAGGGACATCGATTATATACTGGAAGAGCAATAAACAAGATACGATTACAACATCTTCGTGTGAAGCCGAATACAGAGCTCTTGCATCAGCCACAAAGGAAGCTCAATGGCTAGCCTACATGATGAAGAAACTTCAGATAGAGCAGCAGAAGCCGATAATCATTTATTGTGATAGTCAATCTGCATTACACATAGCAGCCAATGCAGTGTATCATGAACGAACCAAGCACATAGAAGTTAATTGCTATATTGTGAGGGAGAAGTGGCAAGAGGGGGTCATCAAATTGTTACCAATTTTCAGCAGTGAACAAACAGCAAACATCCTAACTAAAGCACTGGCACCAAGCATGTTCAAGTCATGTGAAAGCAAACTCGGACTATTGGACATCTATAATCCAAATTTGAGAGGGGATGTTATTTGA
- the LOC112752180 gene encoding O-fucosyltransferase 30, whose translation MLSKRKPQNRVPLVPVSVVIIVVSFLFLYYYYMTLSSSLNGLSKNMALHSGQCSSQALALGEKFVWYAPHSGFSNQLSEFKNAILMAGILNRTLIVPPILDHHAVALGSCPKFRVFDPNEIRISVWNHVIELMRERRYISIAEIIDVSSLVSKSLVRVIDLRDFVSIWCGISLDSACLNDSTLQSSVSETLKQCGSLIAGLRGSDNKCVHAIRNDCRTTVWIYDQGGGEDGTLDPFQPDEQLKKKKNLSYVRKRRDVFKSLGPGSKVESASLLAFGSLFSSPYKGSELYMDIRESPQDQRLQSLMREIKYLPFVPEIMSAGKEFARRTIKAPFLCAQLRLLDGQFKNHHKATFQGLRQSLESLGQKGSEQIHIFIMTDLPRDNWTGTYLGDLVNDAHNYKVYFLRDTDEVVRQAAVKLMAAGHGQRFITNSKTVAGKKYCSNPSLPDVLLYVEQAVCGCASLGFVGTSGSTIAENIELMRKYGSDYCRS comes from the exons ATGTTGTCTAAGAGGAAACCACAGAACAGAGTTCCCCTTGTTCCTGTGTCGGTTGTTATCATCGTTGTGTCATTCCTGTTTCTCTATTACTACTATATGACGCTTAGTTCATCCCTCAATGGATTGTCCAAAAATATGGCATTACATTCCGGGCAATGCTCTAGCCAAGCATTGGCATTAGGGGAGAAATTTGTTTGGTATGCGCCACACAGCGGGTTCAGCAACCAGCTTTCGGAATTCAAGAATGCGATTCTAATGGCAGGGATACTGAATAGAACCTTGATTGTTCCTCCTATTTTAGATCATCATGCTGTTGCTCTAGGCAGCTGTCCGAAGTTTCGGGTTTTCGATCCGAATGAGATTCGGATTTCTGTTTGGAACCATGTGATTGAGCTCATGCGCGAGAGAAG GTATATCTCTATTGCCGAAATTATAGATGTCTCATCATTAGTTTCTAAGTCTCTTGTCCGAGTGATAGACCTTAGGGATTTTGTGTCAATATGGTGTGGCATCAGCTTGGATTCGGCTTGCTTAAATGATTCAACATTACAATCCTCTGTTTCTGAAACCCTGAAGCAATGTGGATCCCTTATAGCTGGGCTTCGTGGGAGTGATAACAAGTGTGTACATGCTATCCGTAACGACTGCAGAACTACAGTATGGATTTATGACCAAGGTGGTGGTGAGGATGGCACATTAGATCCATTCCAACCAGATGAGCAacttaagaagaaaaagaacttatcaTACGTTCGGAAAAGGAGAGATGTATTTAAGTCTCTTGGACCTGGTTCTAAGGTTGAATCAGCCTCACTACTGGCATTTGGAAGCCTTTTTTCATCCCCATACAAAGGATCCGAGCTATACATGGATATTCGTGAATCTCCTCAGGATCAAAGGCTACAATCTTTGATGAGAGAAATCAAGTATCTTCCATTCGTCCCGGAAATTATGAGTGCTGGAAAGGAGTTTGCTCGCAGAACAATAAAAGCTCCATTTCTTTGTGCACAGCTTAGATTGTTGGACGGGCAGTTTAAGAATCATCACAAGGCTACATTTCAAGGGTTAAGACAAAGCTTAGAATCTTTAGGGCAGAAAGGCTCCGAACAAATCCATATATTTATAATGACTGATCTGCCAAGAGATAATTGGACCGGAACCTACTTAGGTGATTTAGTTAATGATGCACATAACTATAAAGTGTATTTCCTAAGAGACACTGATGAAGTGGTCAGACAAGCAGCCGTAAAACTCATGGCGGCAGGTCATGGGCAGAGGTTCATTACGAACTCCAAAACTGTGGCCGGTAAAAAGTATTGTTCCAATCCATCATTACCTGATGTACTTCTTTATGTTGAGCAGGCTGTCTGTGGCTGTGCATCTCTTGGTTTTGTTGGAACTTCTGGATCGACCATTGCTGAAAATATCGAACTAATGAGAAAATATGGCTCCGATTATTGTCGGAGTTAA